tataatttttatttttatgatggactaaaataaaaatataaaaaataatcacaTTTTTCAATATCTAATCAGATATAGGTAAATGCTTAAAAAACGCGTAAATACGGAAGATCGACCATTATTTCTACTTCAAGGACGCTTTCCTTGCATATCTTCATTTGTTTTCAAAAGAAGACTACTTTTGACCATTTCTCCGGCTCAAAAATTAACCCATTTTCTCCACAATATTGTAGTTCCCGGCTGGCATTGTGGGGGCAGTGGCGAGTCCAATGCTCCCTTTCACCAACAGTACCCACTTTTATTCTCGTCCTAAACTTTGTCTATTCCACTCCAAAAGAAAAGTCCATGGTTCTTTTATCATTTGATTCTACTTCCAGTTCATACTTTGCTTGCCTGTGTAAATTCAATCTCTTTTCTTCCTGCGCGCGCATCTGTGTGTCAGAAGTTTTTTAGAGCTGTTAGTTTATGGTGGCCCTGCGAGTATGGATGCTATCAAGAAGCAAGCGAGTAAACTAAGAGAACAAGTGGCTAGGCAACAACAGGTATGGTGTTATTGTCTTGTTTAAACTTTCTAGGAGTTcatttcaacacttgaatttaAGGAAATCGGACCATACATGGTAGATAGTATCTGGTACGGAGCTGTCATCTTGCTGAAAGATTCGATTTGTTGaatgaaattcttgaaattaaaagaaaataggaAGCTGGTGTTGAAAAATGAAATCTAGTGAATTAAGATTCTTTGGGTTTTCATTCTGTTGTTTTTGGAGATGATTGATTTTTGGCATAAGGTAACAGGTTTCACAATCGcagtttaattatttatttttatgtgtgTGATTGTGTGTGCTATGGGGCTTCGCATTCTTACTTCGCGATTGTCTGAGGTACACTTTTGGATATCATCTGCGTCTCTCCTTTTTGGTATGCCATCTATAATTGTGGGATCGAGAATTTCTTACCAAAAGAAATTCGAATCTTTTCTAATGTGTAAGGAGCACCAGAAACAAGGATATGTGGAATTAGTAATAGTTTTGGGCTTTTTACTACTAATATTGATGTTGGATGGATGACTTATACCTGCAGTTTGCATGCGCTTAAGTATGATAACTGACATCCATATCCATATTAAGAAAAAATCCGATTGGGGTGAAGGTCTAGGAATCGATGTCCTGGGATACGTTATGTAAGTGTTGACACAGTCATAAATTACTGTTTGGTGCCTGTATGTTATTTTACCTGACAGAGGACTTAATTTTCCTTCATCTTATTTGAATCCATGGTTTATTTTCCTCACCACGGTCGACTTCGcagattttactttttaaatgtGCGAGTAAAGTTAATATTGTGCTTATCGTAGTCGAAAATTCTTTATAGCTTTGATACAGAATGCTCTGAGCAACTAAAACTTATTCTCATTTCAAGTTGATTTAGGAGAGAGTTTTACTAGTGTACTCATTCCTCCTACTGCCTTCAAATGCATCATACTGTGGTAGTGAAACAAATTCTAATCAATTATCTTTATAGAGTTCTAAGTGTAGTGACATATGCAAAAGAAACATTCATCATGTCTTCTATATAAAACATTCATATTGGCCAGAGACGACGCTCGTTAGAACACATTGACAACTAGTCTCGTTCATTTACCTCTCATTTATTATTCTACCTATAAGCAGAGGAATAAGGTATGGGGCCAAATGAGACAAGAAGGGGTTAGGTGGGATGATTTAATGGATCTTGGGGTACCAGAACTTGTAATTTAGAAAAGagcaaaaaattcaaaatattttcgtGTGATATAGCCCCCATCCCCTCGCTGTTGCTAGATCCCTCTCTCCGTAGGATAATAGGCATTATTCTACTTCTGGTTGTCTGCCCTAAAGGAGttgtttttattgcttaaaCTTGCAACTTGGATTGAACAACAGTCTTCATTCGTGTCTTTCTTGGAATTTTGTTCTGTAATCATCAAGTATAAAGGTAGGCTGCTGATTTGATcttaaattttctctctttaaaaATGTGATCCTTCTTTATTGGCAGGTAATTCTCAGGCAACTAGGTCAATTGGGCCATGAAGGGGTTATGATTGATGAAACTGACATGCATTGTCATCAGCAGCTACAGAATTTATACAAGTCTACAAGAGCAGCCAAAGTAAATTCATGGGGGATTATTTTGTTACCTGCATTCTTCTGTAGAGGTTTCTGAATCTAATGAATCCTCTTATATAACTTCAGCAGTCACATTTAAGGAGCTTTTTGTTCCACAGCATTTCCAGAGGGATATTGTCCGTGGGTTAGAAGGCTTCATTTCAACGAGCAAAAAACAAATGGTGAGAGGTGTGTAGTCCTATGTTTCTCAATTATATTTCTCTGGTGACGAggggaaaaaattaattttgaccTGACTTTGCAGCCAGAAAATTGGCTGAAGATTCTTGTAAGTATGGCATTGAAAATCAGGATTCTACTCATGCCCTTGCAAGGATCGCATCGAATTTTGGCACCTCACATGCCTCAATTGAAGATCATGGAGAAACAATGCTTGGAATTCTTAGTTATCAGGTAATGAATTTAGTAAATTTGCATGTTAATGAAATCTCAAACGTCTTaatattatcattttatttGGGAATGACATTTGCAGGACTTAACTTCATAGAAGTGCTTTCTATTCTCGGTTTAAGGTCAATTTAAGTTTCCACAAACTCCATGACCACTGTATATCTATGTATGCATGATAATATGAAAGAAACAATTATTGGGGAATGCCTATTTACCccagaaaaaggaaaaaaacttATCTTTTCCCAATACTCGTGAGATTAAAGAATTTTCCATGTCCTCTGTTTCAAATCTCTCCATGGTGATAATTTTTTAGGTCAATGATAATATGAAGTGCTTGTATTGATGTTTCGGCTTGCCTATGGTTTTCTGTCTAGAAAAAGAGAACTCAgccttttttttaatcaaaggGTTTCCTCTTTTTGAACTGTATTTTCCATTTTGCCGTCAATATCATCCATATCTGGTAATATTTTAGTGGTTATTCGATTTTCTTGTGTTCTCTATATCTATCGTTGCACCTTGCTTATCTGTAGGTTTCTGAACCACTTCGTGCATTGATGAATGGTGCTCCTTTGGAAGATGCTCGCCATTTGACTCACCAATATGATAGAATGAGCCAGGAGATTGAAATTCAGGTTTGAAATCATTAATTCTATAGTACTGTGAATGCTTTTTGTCTCTAAATTAATTGCATGCATAAGTCATAACACggctatttttaaatatcaaaatttttaattatatcattGTTAAAGTGGGGGGTATTAATTATATGCATAgcaagtttatttttaaatcaaaaaattttaatatattatatctatatctatatctatatcttAAGAATGCCCTTAATAGAGACAAAATAGACACCAACTTTTGTTTCCCAATTTTGCCCTCATATAATaccaatattacacttttgtttttgtttttttttaaaaaatttaacaaacacttttttttttacttttgttttttttttaaatttcaacaattcaataGCACTTTAAtccctcgataatttgtcaaatttcactttagctTTTATATAACaccaatattacacttttgtttttgtttttttttaaaaaaaatttaacaaacattttttttttacttttgtttttttgtttttttaatttcaaccaTTCAAATAGCACTTTAATCTCCcgataatttatcaaatttcactttagtctctcgataattataaaaaagattgtacacacacgcacTGCGTGTGCAGTGTAACTAGTCATTGTTTAAGTAGTGGGTATTTTAGAAAAGgaaaaaacaattattgcaaaaataatatatagatCTAATGCTTCACTTCGTTAATACAGTGAGTGGCATTATTGATTATAGTTCAGATACCAAAAATAGGACAAATCAAAGATTATTATATGCTAATACAGTACAGGGAGGGGTATTTTTGTAAATTAAGCACTGTCGAGttaatttaattgtttaatcTTCTACTTTCCAAACCCCATTTAGGCCGCTGAAGTAATAAGAAGGCAATCAAAGTTCAGAGATTCTTCTGCAGAAAGTGCCCTAAAGCTTAAAAACGCTAAAAAAAGGTTGTCGGAGCTCAAGTCCTCTATGTTGGCACTTGGAAGAGAAGCCACAGCTGCTATGTTGTCTGTTGAGGATCAGCAGCAAGAGTCTACTTTCCAAAAGATTCTTTCCATGGTATATTTAAAGTCATTTTTTTATTGACGTAGAGTTTATGTGCATTCTGTTTGGACCCTATTAACCTTCAACTTCATATTCAAACTGTTGATGATTTATTATGTAGTTAACTAGCacagttattttattttgttgttttttcttgatctgaTCTTGAACTTGTTTACTATTTTTTTCAGTGTGTGGCTTTTCTTCCAAAATATCATGCAAATGATTAAGTAAATTTGTTCAAAAGAGTAGATTTTATCTCTTTTCTTTTTGCATTTATTATTTCGTCGGATTCGTTACCTTTTCTGTCTGACGAGTCCAGTGTGGAGAGGTGGACATTGGAAGGATGGTCAATTTGATTCTTAATAGCTTTTTATGGATAGAAATTATCGAGAAAATGGCACTTCAATGATTCCTAGAATGTGGAGTCATTtgaatttttcataaaataatggGATTATCAGAttgctttttaaaattttgatggaaTATTGACGCATGCGCTATCGAATCACTCTAAATATTTGCATTTAAGCAGATCTGTTTATATCTCTATTTTTCTCGgatttttttggttgtgttcCTCATAAACTTTAGGCAAACAGGTTGATGCTGAGAGATCTTATCATCAAAATGCAGTTGCCTTATTGGAAAAACTGCATTCTGAGGTATGCAGCCCCTCGTGTTATCCAGGTCAAACTTCAATCATTTTCATTTATCATGATTTTTACTatctttatttgtttaatttcacTGTTCGCTTTTAGATGATTCTCGTGGAGCAAACGCATGACTCATCTCTACAATCCGAAAATCCATCGATCAAGGATAATATTTCACCTGTTAATGACGAGAAAGTTTCAATAAGATCCAGTAGTCAGAACAACGTGGATAAAAACGATTCCTATTTTCTTGCAAAGGCTAGTTACTTATCGCTGTTTTGGCTAGTAATGTATTTATTGGGAAGTTTCTTGTTTCTATTATGTCCCGAAAACAGATGAATTTTCCGGCTTTTGTATCTTTTTCAGTCTGTATGCACGGTGTCTATACTTGCTTTGGTTCTTGATATTTTCTGTTATCAGGTCATACACTCCTTCGACTCTCAAGCAGAGGGCGAGCTAAATCTTGAAGTTGATGATCACGTTGTAGTTCGACAGGTACCTACCTATTCAATGCTCTCGTGTTTAACATGATTAATCTTTTGTAACGCGTGGTATTACATCCCTTACTCCGATTGCCCGAAGTAGTTCGCCGTGGGTCCTGTTTATGGGAGCAAAGAAATGAATTGAGTCGAATAGTACTCATGTTTTGTTATTTGACTTTGAGCTTGAATGTTTTTAACCAACACAATTATCAACATGCAACTCGGAAAAAgtgcattattttttattaaagtttATTTGTTTTGTTCGAATATGGATTAGAAATGAAGGATCTAATTATTGCTCGAACTCGTGAACTAATTTAACTTTTTGTATACTTGTAAAGTGTTAATAAACATAGCAAGGCGCACAAGCGACTCGCTGGCTATCTTACTATGGTTGAgtctaaaataatttttgaatatgCTCGAGCTCGGCTCACATTGTATAACTCGAAATATGGTGTCGAGTAATGTTCTAGAATATGAGTGCTCTCTATATCTAGAATGTGCTAATTTTACTTGCATATGTTCACATGATCCAACTCTCACTGCATAAGTTTACTCGAATTTGGAAGGTGGCTTCGAGTGGGTGGTCGGAAGGCGAATGCAAAGGTAATACAGGATGGTTTCCCTCTGCCTATGTAACCAAGATTGACAGAGTTGTTCCAGCCTCTAAATTATTGGAAAATGAACTTTCACAGTAAAATTCGACATTGTGGTTTTTgtgtttctattttttttttttgtcacagTAAAATTCGACATTGTGGtttctattttttattctaTGCTACACTAGATCGTACATTAAATATTGTCAGTGCTCTCAAAATTTTGTgatatgtattaaatatttgtGACGTgtgatgaaataaaatattcttgtaGTTTCTTGAGTTGTGATTGGACTTGGTGCCATACAACGttgatgaaaacaaaaaaatattaaactttattttaataCGTTGTATGAAaggtaaaaaatattaaattttattttaactttttttaatgAGCTTGATAtagatttttgaattttatacaAAATATGGAGTTTAATTCGAAATTTCGTCTCACGATTAGTTTTAAAATCTGGTGACATGTTTGTTTATATGTTTGTCAGATTTATGCATCTCTTGTTATTATGTTAATAATAACGTAaatactgattatttataatatatcatatgaattataaataataaatgatggATCGATAATTGAGAGCTATAGATCCAAGTCCAAATCTATGTAAATGCAGACATACAAATGCGATATTacataaattttcaatattttacatgttttcgATCTTCAAAACTTTTGAAGATATGTGCTCATCATATTCAAATCTTGATTTGCtactaaatataatattaaattaaattttcatggcacattgagataaaaatttaaagggtGAGAACGAGCCATAAACCAGACTCGATTTTAAACAATtgccaaataattaaaaacataatatgtaaaatattataaCATACACATAACAAATTGATCATGACTTTCAATCATCTTTTtctatataatatcaaatattatattaaaatcacATTATCAAATATTATCAAATCATGTATCTTACAAACATATCACTAACcgacataattaaatattaaattaaaaattaaataagcacttttatttaattatctaatttattaataattaaatttattgtataactcttttttatcataaataataaaaatcatattttttatttatttattttataaaaaaatctcacgattttattaaaattaatttcaaggacaaaattatata
This genomic window from Primulina huaijiensis isolate GDHJ02 chromosome 7, ASM1229523v2, whole genome shotgun sequence contains:
- the LOC140981775 gene encoding SH3 domain-containing protein 1-like isoform X5 — translated: MDAIKKQASKLREQVARQQQVILRQLGQLGHEGVMIDETDMHCHQQLQNLYKSTRAAKHFQRDIVRGLEGFISTSKKQMDSTHALARIASNFGTSHASIEDHGETMLGILSYQVSEPLRALMNGAPLEDARHLTHQYDRMSQEIEIQAAEVIRRQSKFRDSSAESALKLKNAKKRLSELKSSMLALGREATAAMLSVEDQQQESTFQKILSMVDAERSYHQNAVALLEKLHSEMILVEQTHDSSLQSENPSIKDNISPVNDEKVSIRSSSQNNVDKNDSYFLAKVIHSFDSQAEGELNLEVDDHVVVRQFTRIWKVASSGWSEGECKGNTGWFPSAYVTKIDRVVPASKLLENELSQ
- the LOC140981775 gene encoding SH3 domain-containing protein 1-like isoform X6 produces the protein MVRARKLAEDSCKYGIENQDSTHALARIASNFGTSHASIEDHGETMLGILSYQVSEPLRALMNGAPLEDARHLTHQYDRMSQEIEIQAAEVIRRQSKFRDSSAESALKLKNAKKRLSELKSSMLALGREATAAMLSVEDQQQESTFQKILSMVDAERSYHQNAVALLEKLHSEMILVEQTHDSSLQSENPSIKDNISPVNDEKVSIRSSSQNNVDKNDSYFLAKVIHSFDSQAEGELNLEVDDHVVVRQFTRIWKVASSGWSEGECKGNTGWFPSAYVTKIDRVVPASKLLENELSQ
- the LOC140981775 gene encoding SH3 domain-containing protein 1-like isoform X2, translating into MDAIKKQASKLREQVARQQQVILRQLGQLGHEGVMIDETDMHCHQQLQNLYKSTRAAKVNSWGIILLPAFFCRAFPEGYCPWVRRLHFNEQKTNARKLAEDSCKYGIENQDSTHALARIASNFGTSHASIEDHGETMLGILSYQVSEPLRALMNGAPLEDARHLTHQYDRMSQEIEIQAAEVIRRQSKFRDSSAESALKLKNAKKRLSELKSSMLALGREATAAMLSVEDQQQESTFQKILSMVDAERSYHQNAVALLEKLHSEMILVEQTHDSSLQSENPSIKDNISPVNDEKVSIRSSSQNNVDKNDSYFLAKVIHSFDSQAEGELNLEVDDHVVVRQVASSGWSEGECKGNTGWFPSAYVTKIDRVVPASKLLENELSQ
- the LOC140981775 gene encoding SH3 domain-containing protein 1-like isoform X3, whose product is MDAIKKQASKLREQVARQQQVILRQLGQLGHEGVMIDETDMHCHQQLQNLYKSTRAAKHFQRDIVRGLEGFISTSKKQMVRARKLAEDSCKYGIENQDSTHALARIASNFGTSHASIEDHGETMLGILSYQVSEPLRALMNGAPLEDARHLTHQYDRMSQEIEIQAAEVIRRQSKFRDSSAESALKLKNAKKRLSELKSSMLALGREATAAMLSVEDQQQESTFQKILSMVDAERSYHQNAVALLEKLHSEMILVEQTHDSSLQSENPSIKDNISPVNDEKVSIRSSSQNNVDKNDSYFLAKVIHSFDSQAEGELNLEVDDHVVVRQFTRIWKVASSGWSEGECKGNTGWFPSAYVTKIDRVVPASKLLENELSQ
- the LOC140981775 gene encoding SH3 domain-containing protein 1-like isoform X1 — translated: MDAIKKQASKLREQVARQQQVILRQLGQLGHEGVMIDETDMHCHQQLQNLYKSTRAAKVNSWGIILLPAFFCRAFPEGYCPWVRRLHFNEQKTNARKLAEDSCKYGIENQDSTHALARIASNFGTSHASIEDHGETMLGILSYQVSEPLRALMNGAPLEDARHLTHQYDRMSQEIEIQAAEVIRRQSKFRDSSAESALKLKNAKKRLSELKSSMLALGREATAAMLSVEDQQQESTFQKILSMVDAERSYHQNAVALLEKLHSEMILVEQTHDSSLQSENPSIKDNISPVNDEKVSIRSSSQNNVDKNDSYFLAKVIHSFDSQAEGELNLEVDDHVVVRQFTRIWKVASSGWSEGECKGNTGWFPSAYVTKIDRVVPASKLLENELSQ
- the LOC140981775 gene encoding SH3 domain-containing protein 1-like isoform X4, whose product is MDAIKKQASKLREQVARQQQVILRQLGQLGHEGVMIDETDMHCHQQLQNLYKSTRAAKHFQRDIVRGLEGFISTSKKQMVRARKLAEDSCKYGIENQDSTHALARIASNFGTSHASIEDHGETMLGILSYQVSEPLRALMNGAPLEDARHLTHQYDRMSQEIEIQAAEVIRRQSKFRDSSAESALKLKNAKKRLSELKSSMLALGREATAAMLSVEDQQQESTFQKILSMVDAERSYHQNAVALLEKLHSEMILVEQTHDSSLQSENPSIKDNISPVNDEKVSIRSSSQNNVDKNDSYFLAKVIHSFDSQAEGELNLEVDDHVVVRQVASSGWSEGECKGNTGWFPSAYVTKIDRVVPASKLLENELSQ